Proteins co-encoded in one Streptomyces sp. JH34 genomic window:
- a CDS encoding DNA-binding protein, with protein sequence MDAAQQEASARARELQRSWYGEPLGALFRRLIDDLGLNQARLAAVLGLSAPMLSQLMSGQRAKIGNPAVVQRVQALQELAGQVADGSISAGEATDRMEEIKKSQGGSVLTNTGQTSTTGGAPTVRRVVREIQSLLRSVAAAGDIIDAADSLAPDHPELAEFLRVYGAGRTAEAVAHYEGHQS encoded by the coding sequence ATGGACGCAGCGCAGCAAGAGGCCTCGGCTAGAGCCAGGGAGCTCCAGCGCAGCTGGTACGGAGAGCCACTGGGGGCGCTCTTCCGCAGGCTGATCGACGACCTCGGCCTCAATCAGGCACGCCTCGCGGCCGTACTCGGGCTGTCCGCTCCCATGCTCTCCCAGCTGATGAGCGGACAGCGGGCCAAGATCGGCAATCCCGCGGTCGTCCAGCGGGTCCAGGCGCTTCAGGAGCTCGCCGGTCAGGTGGCGGACGGCAGCATCAGCGCGGGAGAGGCCACGGACCGGATGGAAGAGATCAAGAAGTCGCAGGGTGGATCGGTCCTGACCAACACCGGTCAGACCTCCACCACCGGTGGGGCACCCACCGTGCGGCGTGTGGTCCGCGAGATCCAGTCGCTGCTGCGCTCGGTGGCGGCGGCCGGCGACATCATCGATGCGGCTGACTCCCTCGCCCCGGACCACCCGGAGCTGGCAGAGTTCCTCAGGGTGTACGGAGCGGGGCGCACCGCGGAGGCGGTCGCGCACTACGAGGGACACCAGAGCTAG
- a CDS encoding DUF5324 family protein codes for MTRIDSVRAATYSAKDSAQHAAEVVAPYADTAKEQAAHYAQEARARLAPKVSKAAAQARVQYGAHLAPRIEQALTHVPPKVDEAAHKAAVRTRSAARTAADYTVPRVEYAVAASRPVAEEATARSTAALAALRGQVTAKEIQKLVRKHERRAKAGRAAKGLLVLGVLAGGALAAWKWWDKQANPDWLVEPPAPTEVDDSRAPLTSVDGSGQTVLDPEVRAKQDETESGSDPTDGTDQR; via the coding sequence GTGACCCGCATCGACAGCGTGCGCGCCGCAACCTACTCGGCGAAGGACAGCGCGCAGCACGCCGCGGAAGTGGTGGCGCCCTACGCCGACACGGCCAAGGAACAGGCCGCGCACTACGCGCAAGAGGCTCGTGCACGACTCGCGCCCAAGGTCTCGAAGGCAGCCGCGCAGGCCCGCGTCCAGTACGGCGCACATCTCGCACCACGTATCGAACAGGCATTGACGCATGTGCCCCCCAAGGTCGACGAGGCGGCGCACAAGGCCGCTGTGCGGACGCGCAGTGCCGCACGCACTGCCGCGGACTACACCGTGCCGCGCGTCGAGTACGCCGTGGCCGCGAGCCGGCCTGTCGCCGAGGAGGCCACAGCCCGCAGCACGGCGGCGTTGGCTGCCCTCCGCGGCCAGGTGACCGCCAAGGAGATCCAGAAGCTCGTCAGGAAGCATGAGCGTCGAGCCAAGGCAGGCCGGGCGGCCAAGGGCCTCCTCGTGCTGGGTGTCCTGGCCGGCGGGGCCCTCGCCGCCTGGAAGTGGTGGGACAAGCAGGCCAACCCGGACTGGCTGGTCGAGCCGCCCGCCCCGACCGAGGTGGACGACAGCCGCGCTCCTCTGACCTCGGTCGACGGCAGCGGGCAGACTGTGCTGGACCCGGAAGTCCGCGCCAAGCAGGACGAGACCGAGTCCGGTTCCGACCCGACGGACGGGACCGACCAACGCTGA